One Equus asinus isolate D_3611 breed Donkey chromosome 26, EquAss-T2T_v2, whole genome shotgun sequence genomic window carries:
- the LOC106845144 gene encoding peptidoglycan recognition protein 1-like, translating into MSSPCALLTWTLLTLLGLGATREDFTPCGPIVPRREWGALPSRCEQRLDLPVRYVVVSHTAAIPCDTPTSCMRQVQNVQHYHMRTRGWCDVAYNFLIGEDGLVYEGRGWDTQGAHSGPTWNSKSIGISFMGNYMDRAPPQRALRAAQSLLACGVARGALRTNYEVKGHRDVRDTDSPGDRLYDIIRTWPHYRY; encoded by the exons ATGTCCAGCCCCTGTGCCCTGCTCACTTGGACCCTTCTCACCCTCCTGGGGCTCGGGGCGACTCGAGAAGACTTCACCCCATGCGGCCCCATCGTGCCCCGGAGAGAGTGGGGGGCCCTGCCATCCAGGTGCGAACAGCGCCTGGACCTGCCCGTGCGCTACGTGGTGGTGTCACACACGGCGGCCATCCCCTGTGACACGCCGACTTCCTGCATGAGGCAGGTCCAGAACGTGCAGCATTACCACATGCGGACGCGGGGCTGGTGCGACGTGGCCTACAA cttCCTGATCGGAGAAGACGGGCTTGTGTATGAGGGCCGGGGTTGGGACACTCAGGGCGCCCACTCAGGTCCCACCTGGAACTCCAAGTCCATCGGCATCAGCTTCATGGGTAACTACATGG aTCGGGCGCCCCCGCAACGAGCCCTCAGGGCAGCCCAGAGTCTGCTGGCTTGTGGCGTGGCTCGGGGCGCCCTGAGGACCAACTATGAGGTCAAAGGACACCGGGACGTGCGGGACACAGACTCTCCAGGTGACCGGCTCTATGATATCATCCGGACTTGGCCACACTACCGATACTGA
- the LOC123281237 gene encoding centrosomal protein CCDC61-like, with product MGIWLRRRTPPVGPPAAREDRGSSSRERSTSRGRGAARSSSRESGRGGQGRGRPACPSPSPSPTGGRVPLFDPTAFVKAKEKKQREIKMKQQQRNRLGSGGSGDGPSISWSRQTRAPAAVSGRGDAATRSRNRSSSVDSVRSRGSSASSCSELEDFSESLPRGAGRRGKPPSPTTWSGSSRQQKATPLERGRHQRRLAHWGAGSPSKTPAPTTRRPTWPR from the exons ATGGGGATCTGGTTGAG GAGACGGACTCCGCCGGTGGGGCCGCCCGCGGCCCGGGAGGATCGGGGCTCGTCGTCCCGGGAGCGCTCCACGTCGCGTGGCCGCGGCGCCGCCCGCTCGTCCTCCCGAGAGAGCGGCCGCGGAGGCCAGGGTCGAGGCCGCCCTGCCTGCccctcgccctcgccctcgcccACAG GTGGTCGCGTGCCCCTTTTCGACCCCACAGCCTTTGTGAAAGCCaaggagaagaagcagagagagatcAAGATGAA gcagcagcagcggAACCGACTGGGCAGCGGAGGAAGCGGGGACGGCCCGTCCATCTCCTGGTCTCGCCAGACTCGGGCCCCCGCCGCCGTGAGCGGCCGAGGGGACGCGGCCACCCGCTCGCGGAACCGCAGCTCCTCGG TGGACAGTGTGCGCAGCCGCGGCTCGTCCGCCAGCTCCTGCAGCGAGTTGGAGGATTTCTCGGAATCGCTGCCTAGAGG cgcTGGCCGCCGCGGGAAGCCGCCCAGCCCCACCACCTGGAGCGGGTCCAGCAGG CAGCAGAAGGCCACGCCCCTGGAACGCGGCCGCCATCAGAGACGCCTGGCCCATTGGGGGGCTGGGTCCCCATCAAAG ACTCCAGCTCCGACCACCAGGCGGCCGACATGGCCGAGATAG